GTTCAGGTCTCGACATGAACGGCGAGCTTCGCCTTGATAAAAACCATTTTAGGATCCGCAGAGATCTATCCGAATTAATCAGAGGTGCCCTAGGTGCCCTAACATTACCTTAGCTTCTATGTGCCCTTTATGTGTGCAAATGCTTGCACTGAGTTGGCGGCGCAGCCCCATTATGGTGATTTCTTTCGAGTGACTTTTTCCCCTGAAAGCATTAACTAAGCCGATGAGGGGTAGAAAACCTGCGGTTAAATGACGAAATGCAATCAATTGAAGGATTTTAGTCACACAATCGCTGCATTTTCACAAGTTGGCAAAGTTGCTGCTTTATAGCACATCAGCAAAAAGAAATGAGAAGCAAATGCGGAACTGCGGCAATCGAGGGCGTTTCAGACTGCGGGATTGTCACAGCACCGGAATTCAATAATCAACGAGAGCAGCGATGTTCTGGATGAAGGGGGTGATGTCATGGGTACAGAGCGAAGTCTTTCTGTGTTGATTTTCACTGATCTGGATGGTTGCTTGCTCGACCATGACGGCTATAGCTATGCCGCCAGTGCCGTAACCCTGGAAGCGCTTCGAAACAATGTACCCATTATCATTAATTCCAGTAAGACCTTTAGTGAAATTGAGCAGCTTGTAGTAGAGCTGGGCCTGAATACACCTTTTATTTTCGAAAATGGTTCTGCCATTGCGTTTCCCCAGAACTGGAATCCTTCTCTTCCCGCCAGTACTTACCCTTATAAAAACTGGATGATCTTGTCTCTGGCGAGACCCAGGGAGTTACTACTGCATCGCTTGAACCAGTTGGCCTCAGGGTATCGTTTTCAGGGGTTTGCCGAGTTATCGCTGGCATCCTTGATGGAATTAACCGGACTGACTGAGGCGGCAGCACTGCAAGCAAAGCAGCGACTCTTTACCGAACCTCTGTACTGGCAAGACAGTGAGTCACACTTGGCAGCCATCGCCAGGGAGCTGGAGCCCGATGGGCTTCGTATTATCCGCGGTGGACGTTTTGTGCACGTGATGGATTCTGTTGATAAAGCCATCGCGATGCGTACCTTGCAAATCATGCTGGAGCAGAACAATGGAGCGACCTATCAAACGGTTGCATTGGGTGATAGTGACAATGATCGGCGCATGCTGGCAAGTGCCGATTATGCCTGCGTAGTGCGTAAATCGGACGGGACTTATCTGGATCTGGGCTCTCATTCAAAAACCTTACGCAGTGATTCAGCGGGTTCTGCTGGATGGAATGAATGTATCACAGCGCTGATACAGCAAGGCGTTATTAACAGCGGAGATTATCATGGGTGATTTTTATCAGAACGGCATTATTACCACGCTGCATAATTTATGTGACAGGCCTCTGGAGCAATTAGAAGAGGAATTACATCGGTTTTCAAGGTCTCGACCCATGGCCCTGGTGTTACCCTCGTTATTTTCTGAGTTGGAGGGGGATGCCCTAAAAAATATTGTATCCCATGTTCGCAACGCCTCGTATCTCAGTCAAATTGTGGTTGGGCTGGATCGTGCGAATGAAGAGCAGTTTCAGTTTGCACAGCAGTATTTTTCCCTTTTTCCGCAGCACTTTCGTATTCTCTGGAATGATGGGCCTCGCTTACGTGAAGTCGATGCGCTTTTGCAAAAAGAGGGGCTGGCACCCAGAGAAATGGGCAAGGGTCGCAATGTATGGTATTGCTTTGGCTATATTCTTGCTTCAGGGAAAGCGCGAGCCGTCGCACTGCACGATTGTGATGTGCTGACCTATACCCCCGAAATGCTGGCGCGTCTGATCTATCCGGTGGCAAATCCAGCTTTCAGTTATGAGTTTTGTAAAGGTTATTATGCACGGGTCGGGAATAATAAAATAAATGGCCGTGTAAGCCGATTATTAGTCACGCCTTTGATTCGCGCCTTGAAATGCGTTTGCGGGTATTCCGATTATCTCGAGTATCTCGACAGTTACCGTTATCCGCTGGCGGGCGAATTTTCGTTCCAGGTCGATGTACTGAATGACTTACGCATTCCTTCAGACTGGGGACTGGAAATTGGTGTTCTCTCTGAAATGAAGCGTAATTATGCGACTAACCGTATCTGCCAGGTGGATATTGCCGATGTCTATGATCACAAGCATCAGCCGCTCTCCCCAGAAGACGCTAGTAGAGGCTTGAGTAAGATGAGTCATGATATTTCCAAGGCCATTTTTCGAAAGCTAGCAACCAATGGGGAGGTTTTCTCCAGTGAGCGATTTCGTACCATCAAGGCGACCTACTACCGTATTGCCCTCGATTTTATCGATACTTACTACAATGATGCGCGCATCAATGGCCTGGCTTTTGATCGCCACGATGAAGAGGAAGCGGTGGAACTCTTTGCCAGAAATATAATGGAAGCCGGTAATTATTTTCTGGAAAATCCGATGGAGAAGCCTTTTATCCCCAGTTGGAATCGTGTTATTTCAGCTCAACCGGATATTCTTGAACGTCTTTATGAGGCCGTCGAAGCAGACCACAGAGAGGTTTGTGGGCTATGAGTTTTTTCTCCCTGCGGGGGCGAGTCCAGGAGCATTTACGACATATCTATCAGGACCAGGACCGATCGCAGCTGAAAGACTTCGGACAACGCTTGCTGGATGTCATGGAATTAAGTGGTGAGGCGCCGTTTGTTGGTCAGGGTGTTGAGCAAAGCAGTGGTTGGAGCTCTTCGGATGCCTTTCTGATTACCTACGGTGACAGTCTGTACAAAGAGGGTGAAAAACCCTTGCACAGCTTGCGATCTTTTCTTTATAAGGAGCTGCGTGGGGTTATCAACAATGTCCATATTTTACCGTTTTTTCCCTACACATCAGATGATGGTTTCTCGGTTTTGGACTTTACCCGTGTCAATGAAACGCTAGGGGACTGGGATGATATAGAAAGTATTGCCAGTGAGTTCAGTTTAATGTCGGATCTGGTGATTAATCACACCTCGGCTCGTAGCCCCTGGTTTGTCAATTTCGAACAAGGAAAAGACCCCGGGAAGGATTATTTTATTTGCTGCGATCCAGATACCGATCTCAGCCGAGTGGTTAGACCCAGAGCCAGCGAGCTATTACGACCGGTCGAAACGGTCCATGGTGTTCGCTATGTCTGGTGTACTTTTAGCCATGATCAGGTAGATCTGAATTTTGCCAATCCCGATGTGTTGCTTGAGTTCGTGAGAATTATTCGACTTTATCTAGACAAGGGGGTGCGGGTTTTCCGTCTCGATGCTATTGCATTTTTATGGAAAGAGCCAGGTACCGACTGCCTGCACCGTCCGCAGACCCATGAAATTGTACGTCTGTTGAGAACCCTGATCTTGCATGCCGAGTCTAGGGCGTTATTGGTTACAGAAACCAATGTGCCGAATCGGGAAAATCTTTCCTATTTTGGTAATGGCAACGAAGCACACATGGTGTACAACTTCCCCTTGCCGCCTTTGTTATTGCACACTTTTTTCGCTGGTGATTGTCATCATCTCACCGAATGGCTGATGAGCATGCCAGCGCCTCCTTTGGGATCAACTTACTTTAACTTCATTGCTTCGCATGATGGTATCGGTTTACGCCCCGTTGAAGGTATTCTCGATGACCTTGAGCGAGACCGTATGGTGGCCATGGTAGAGCAGCTGGGTGGGCGGGTCAGCGTGAGAAAACTGGAAGGGGAGGTGATACCCTATGAACTCAATATCTCACTGTTCGATGCCTTGTCCGGAAACTATCAGGGGTGTGACCAATGGCAGTTAGAGCGCTTTATCTGCGTCCATACTCTGATGATGTCCTTGATGGGAATCCCGGCGTTCTATATTCATAGTCTGTTGGCTACCACCAATGATTATGATCGCTTGCAACACAGCGGCAATGCTCGGGCGATCAATCGACACCGCTGGGACATGGATGATCTCAAGTGTCTCCTGGATAATCCTGAAAGCCCTCAGCGACAGGTGTTGGATCGCCTGAAAGCCCTGTTGGCCATTCGACAGCAACAACCCGCTCTTCATCCCAACGCCAGCCAGTATGTGTTGCATCTTGGGCCAGCAGTGTTTGGAGTATGGCGCCAGAGCCTCAGCCATCAGCAGACGTTGTTTGCACTTAACAATGTCACCGATCGTGTGCAACGGGTCAACTTGCACAGTGTCAATCTGGACGCTGTAACGAAATGGCATGACCTGCTGAGCGGGGAGGTGATTCAAGAGCAGCAAACCAGTATCGAGCTACAGCCCTACCAGTCAGTCTGGTTAAGGCACCTCTGATTAATTCGGATAGATCTCTGCGGATCCTGAAATGGTTTTTATCAAGGCGAAGCCCTTGTTTATGTCCAGACCTGAACAAGGGCTTCAACACCGAGAAAAACCATTTTAGGACTGCCCTACGGTGCTTTCAGGCGAACCCAGATTCTTTGTTACGCCTTTTTGAAAGGTCTGGACCTTACTGCAAAGGCGTGCCGCGATTCTGGATTCATCTGAAAGCCAGAGTTCATCTGAATTAATCAGAGGTGCCTTAAGCAATTGATTGCGGATAAATAGTACTCAGCTATCGCGGTGTGTTCTATATTGT
The DNA window shown above is from Aestuariirhabdus haliotis and carries:
- a CDS encoding HAD-IIB family hydrolase — translated: MGTERSLSVLIFTDLDGCLLDHDGYSYAASAVTLEALRNNVPIIINSSKTFSEIEQLVVELGLNTPFIFENGSAIAFPQNWNPSLPASTYPYKNWMILSLARPRELLLHRLNQLASGYRFQGFAELSLASLMELTGLTEAAALQAKQRLFTEPLYWQDSESHLAAIARELEPDGLRIIRGGRFVHVMDSVDKAIAMRTLQIMLEQNNGATYQTVALGDSDNDRRMLASADYACVVRKSDGTYLDLGSHSKTLRSDSAGSAGWNECITALIQQGVINSGDYHG
- a CDS encoding glycosyltransferase family protein, which gives rise to MGDFYQNGIITTLHNLCDRPLEQLEEELHRFSRSRPMALVLPSLFSELEGDALKNIVSHVRNASYLSQIVVGLDRANEEQFQFAQQYFSLFPQHFRILWNDGPRLREVDALLQKEGLAPREMGKGRNVWYCFGYILASGKARAVALHDCDVLTYTPEMLARLIYPVANPAFSYEFCKGYYARVGNNKINGRVSRLLVTPLIRALKCVCGYSDYLEYLDSYRYPLAGEFSFQVDVLNDLRIPSDWGLEIGVLSEMKRNYATNRICQVDIADVYDHKHQPLSPEDASRGLSKMSHDISKAIFRKLATNGEVFSSERFRTIKATYYRIALDFIDTYYNDARINGLAFDRHDEEEAVELFARNIMEAGNYFLENPMEKPFIPSWNRVISAQPDILERLYEAVEADHREVCGL
- a CDS encoding sugar phosphorylase, whose protein sequence is MSFFSLRGRVQEHLRHIYQDQDRSQLKDFGQRLLDVMELSGEAPFVGQGVEQSSGWSSSDAFLITYGDSLYKEGEKPLHSLRSFLYKELRGVINNVHILPFFPYTSDDGFSVLDFTRVNETLGDWDDIESIASEFSLMSDLVINHTSARSPWFVNFEQGKDPGKDYFICCDPDTDLSRVVRPRASELLRPVETVHGVRYVWCTFSHDQVDLNFANPDVLLEFVRIIRLYLDKGVRVFRLDAIAFLWKEPGTDCLHRPQTHEIVRLLRTLILHAESRALLVTETNVPNRENLSYFGNGNEAHMVYNFPLPPLLLHTFFAGDCHHLTEWLMSMPAPPLGSTYFNFIASHDGIGLRPVEGILDDLERDRMVAMVEQLGGRVSVRKLEGEVIPYELNISLFDALSGNYQGCDQWQLERFICVHTLMMSLMGIPAFYIHSLLATTNDYDRLQHSGNARAINRHRWDMDDLKCLLDNPESPQRQVLDRLKALLAIRQQQPALHPNASQYVLHLGPAVFGVWRQSLSHQQTLFALNNVTDRVQRVNLHSVNLDAVTKWHDLLSGEVIQEQQTSIELQPYQSVWLRHL